The Cannabis sativa cultivar Pink pepper isolate KNU-18-1 chromosome 8, ASM2916894v1, whole genome shotgun sequence genomic interval CTTCTCACAGTAAGAgtcaaaacaaataaataaattaacaaatctAAAAAGCATATAATTGATTTTAGCCTATCTCAGTATGCCTTCTCACAGCAGCTTAAAAggcaaaacaaataaaaataaattaacagcTTCATGATGTATGTGTGTCATTATTCTACAAGTTTTCAACAACCCAAGCCTCCCATTAGAAAATAAGAAAGCAATTACTGAGAAAACAAAAAGTGGGTTGGTGGAAGAACAAAACAAAGCAGAAGTAttgctattttattttagattcaaaattaatgtcAACTGATTGAAGTATACAACAACTAAACTTTGCAGCGATAAGCTTAAAAGGACATCCATTCTTAATGGTCGTAAAGAATAATGGTGAACCAATAGCAGCCAGTTTGCTGGACAGCATCTACATAGGTTAAATCAtgcaataaatattaatatctaAATTGTAAAACTAAACTTTCCTTAAAATTTCTATACTTGCCCTACATTAGCAGAGAAATTACCTATAGCAGTCTTTGAAGAAGTTAGAAGTGCCTGACTATAGGATTTATGGCAAGACCGCGAAATTGACTCAATGGCGGCCTTCACCTTTGGAATATAGTGACCAATATCGTGACCTGCTTAAACAATAGAGATAAGACGAAGAcaacaaaacaataaatgacaAGCAACTAGAATTAATGACAGAATATGTTAATGCCTTTAAATATTTCCAAGCCAATATATTGGCTTCATGGTGACATGACAATTGCAAGCAAAGCACGAAGACCAATAACCTTTGCTTCACTAAGACTATCTTGCTTAAGCGGTTCTAAAATCATATGATTGATGGCATAATCAAGATTGTATTCTGCTATGGTCACACAGAACTCCACAAGTTTATCATGTTGGACATCCTGGGTAAGCATTCCTTTTCGCAGAACAGTCAATAGTTTGGGAGTTACACTGTCTAAGTGGTCCCATATACGATTCGAAGCCTGATTTGTGGCATGGACACTCAGGTAAAACCTCAAAACTCGATGAAGACAGTCCAATGCCATAAAGCGGTGGGTCTTGTCCTGTATGATTAAACCACATCATGTCATACAACTTAGCACCTGAAATGGAAATCCATAAGGGTATATCACCAAGACAGAGAAGAAGAGTTACCAAGGGATAATCAACCTAATAAAAAGAACAATCCAAATGAGCACATAAGAAAATACATGACGCCAGAGAAGGGGTGTGAGAGTTAAgcacattattatttaatagaactatcattaaaactaatattcaaaatatacacatatagATTAAAACTAGTGTGTGTACTCATCATTAGGTACCTATGTTTTATCAAAATACAAATTTGGTAACATTGTTGTCAGTAATGTGTACCctgtatttgtatatatattaagtaaccaaaactcaaatttgataaatataattttatcaatATGATCAaattatctttaattatatGCGTACTCGATTCAAATCCCAACGACGAGATTATATGATGCAGTTGAAACTGAGACTCCATTAATTTGCTTTCTCTGCTTTGTGATGTTTGGTTACACTCACAATGACATCAAAGAAAATTTCGCCTTCTTTCGGTGAGGAAAAGCTCGTCTAGATTTGTATCTAACTGAGCTTTTTTTCCTCAAATTTTGAAGCATCAAATTCCTTGTTTTCCCATCTGGTTGAAGGTTGCAGCTGCGCATATTTGCATAAAGCTTTTTCGCTAAATTGATCTCGCCTCTTAAACACATTCCTTGAATGGCTGCATTGTAGAGGGATGCGTTTGGTGCAGCCTGCTGCAAAGACAAGAAAATATTTGAAAGGGGTCAACATTTTGAGTCATTGAGAGTCTAAATCATGCTCAAGCTCAACAGGTTGATTTATGCTTAGTAGCTTATGTCTGAAATCTGGTTACAATTTAACTAAGCAAAACGATAGGCTTAAATTTGATTGGAAAACTGCAAAACAAATAGACAACAAAAACTCTTTTATACTTACTTTCAGGATATCCTCTACCTCATCCCAGAGAGAACCCCAAATGCAAACTCTAACTATGGAAAGTTGAGTTAATGTGTCTGGGATGCACTTCTGGTGAACCATGTGATCGTACACTTGCACTGCAATATCAGCCTTCCTTGCTGTCTCACAAGCACTAATAACAAGATTATATGATGCAGTTGAAACTGAGACTCCATTAGTTTCCATTTGCCACAAAAGCTGCAAAGCTCTCTCCCATAAACCAAGCTTCGAGCAAGACATCAAAGCCACATCATACAAATGCGAATTCAACTGAGAATCTTTCTCTTGCTTGATGTTCTCGAAGAGCTGAAGAGCATCATCATGTCGATTCACCCTGTAGAGTGCACTAAGTAATGCATTCCATGTATATGCATCCGGTGAATGGCCTAAAGATTTCATAATATCATACACCCCAAATGCTAGTTTGACCTCCCCAGCTTTCCCAAGTGAATTAATGAGTGCATTGCATGAAATGGGATTTGGCTTGACATTTCTCTTCAACATGTTTTGGAAAACATTCAATGCAAAATCCCATTTTCCTTCTTTTGCACAAGCACCAATTATAGCTTGCATTGTGTCACTACCTGGTTCAAATTTTCTTTGAAGCATCTCACAGTAAGCATCAAAGGCTAGTTCATTCTGATTACATCGAACAAAAATGGTAACTAAGAGACTGTAAGTTACCCTTGTTTCACTATGATGATTTTCTTTCATACTTCTCCATAATCTCAGTGTTTCAAACCAGTTGTTCACTCTACCACAAACTGATATCATTGTATTGTAAACAATTGTATCAAAACTATTCATAGCTTGGCAATCTCCTTCTATTTCACTAAACATTTGAAGGGCAGCATCAGATCCTCTAGCACCAGCAACAGCTTTTAGTATCAAGCTATAAGTATGTCCTGTGGTCATATTCTTTGTCTTCATGAACTCAAACACTCTAAGGCCATCATCTAGTAACCCATTCCTCAAGAGACAAGATAAAACTGAATTGCAGGCATGTAAGTTCGGACACAGGCTCGATAATTCCATGGACCTGAGCAATTCCAATGCACTTCTGATCTTGTTGGTCCTACTAAGCACCAAAATTCGCTTTGACAAAGTTTCTTCATCAGTTTCCTCCAAAAAATGAACTCTTTTTACATTCAACATAACCTTTCCTTCAGAAACTGACCTGGGCTCCTTTAAATCACCAGGTTCTGAATCTAAATCTTTGAAAGTCCCTAACTTTCCCCAAGGAGGTAATTTCTGTTCAACTTCAAATCCCAATTTCTCACTTGGGTTCAATTCATCACTGTCCTCTTCTTCACTCTCAATAGTAGAAACTCTATTCCGAACAAGAAGTGAATTATTCACCCTTATGCACCCGGTTATGAAACTTGTCCTAGGAATCTTGGACTTGGGTACCCACATAGAAACCATGTAAACCTCACAAGGGGGATACTTTTGGCTAAAATTCAGAGCTGAATGAGGATGTAAAGAATGGTGAAAATGCTGGAAACCACGCATACAACTAAGTGGAGTATATAATTGGTGGAAGCAAGTAAGGCCATTCCCTGAAGCCATAATTTGTCCCCCCATAACTATAAATCAATAAAATGTTCACAAGCGTAAGGTGTTTGAGAAAAGAGCAACCTTGAGGAAGGTTTGAGAAGATGATTTGGTAGGAGTTAGGAGGGAGAAGTGGTGTGGAGTGGACTGCGGTGGAAAAGGGGGAGAGTGTGAAGATTACCCTGAATTCTTGTTCATTCCTCGGATTGATCCAACATTGATTTCgtacttaataataataataagcaaATTATGTCATAAAACCTCAACCACATTCTCAGGGATTTAACACCTCCACCGCCGTTGAATTTAGGAAGGaagtttatttttgttatttaatattattagccTTTCAATTACATTTTTCCATTAGTTTAGTCCCACGTTTATTACATTAATATTAAGAATTTGAATAAATTAAGAGTTAAGATTTCTAATTAAGTGCATGTTTgacattataattaaaaaaactgttttttatttttaaaaacagaaaacaatttggcttgtttggtcttattttttaaaaacagtttttagaaaataaagttacaaaaaacaagaattttgaaaacaacaaaatgttattttctgttttaaaaatcaattcacttttggtcaatattgtttttaaaaatcactaaccaaacgtgacttgtattttaaaaacttcaaaaactattttttgttctcatttctaaaaataattttttaaaaacaaaaaacagaaaataataccaaacatgctctaaaTAACTCCAGATTTCTCTCTACAAGTATTTTGTGATGCTGATTGAGCCTCAAATCCATATGATAGGAGGTTTActatgttagaatttattttattactatcttaatttatagggtaaataccattttagaccctgtgttttgcaaaagttacagattggaccctgtgttttgttaaatgacaaaatgaaccctgtattttctaaaatagtaaaaataggaccctgaacttaatttttgacaactttttttttaatacaaccaacttgaagacaatgcttaatacgaatagatacaaaaaatgtaaacagttttgtcatagcacttttagatcggtttataattaaactttattttgacaaaaaaatcaattcagggtcctatttgtactattttagaaaatacagggtccattttgtcatttaacaaaacacagggtccaattggtaacttttgcaaaacagagggtccaaaatggtatttaccctaatttatatttgattataaatttataatctaacatcttaaatttgaataattctaaaaaaataaataaacatgtaAAAGTACTAATAACTAAACCTTATTAAAATCACAGCTAATTTAGGATGAAATTGAAATTATTTACAATTGCTTTTATCTATTTATTGTCAACTTCAATTTGTTATTCTCGTTCTTTCTATTCTCTTTCAATTGTCTAATATCATTCGAAATCGATTGTTTAGataaaattaagttttaatattcattataattaattactttaattacttttaatttctATAGGACAATATTAATCTTTTGACCACTATTATTACTTGTCAATTTGTGCACCTACAAACATATGTATACATAAAATTCGTATGCAAGCTCAATAAAGCTTTGTATGGCTTGAAGCAAGCTCTAAGGCTTGGTTTGAGAAGTTATCAACAATCTTGTCGCACCGTGGCTTTCACTTCTCCAAAGATATCAATCCTCACTTTTCAGGGTTACTTCATCGAGTTGCATCTTAGATGACATTCTAATCATGGGAAGTGATGACACACTTGTGAATTAGCTCATTGCAGAACTCAATTTTACTTTGCTCTAAGGGATCTTGGTTTAGTAGATTACTTAGGTATTCAAGTTATAAGGACCCCAGATGGAATTTTACTTTCACAAACATGGTACCTTCAAGATCTTCTCTACAAAGCTGATATGCAGAATGTTAACACACAAAATACACCAATGAATAGTGGTCTCAAACTCTCCACTTGACAGTGAACATTTCAAAGATGTTACTCTCTATAGATCAATTGTTGGAATCTTACAATATGCCACTATCACAAAACCTTAGCTTGAATTTTGTGTTAACAAAGTGTACTTTTGGTAAATTTTTATAGGTTCGCCGTGAAACataagttaaaaataaattttaaaatataatgtacTTTTGtagtttataaaaaataaatattattatttaagtattttcaattgttctttttcttattaaaattataataccaCATATTCATaaatcaacaataaaatatactataaatgctaaaatataaaaatgtgagGGGCTAAATTTTCTCTAACTATTATATGTATCtgctagtatttatctttttttttttcttattattaatgtatatgaatataataaattaaagtattaaaatctatatatctatataaaaaagaaaaaatattaatgtaattatttttctcaaagtattaaaattaaaaaaaaaaatcatttgaatttaacacaaaaacataaattacaataagtaaaataaataataaaaatgttaaTATTTAAGTGGAAACTTAATGTTgctaaagaaataaaagtttagggattaatttaccaaaATATAAAGTTTCGAGACCAACTTGCCAAAACTTATATAGTTTGGAGACTAATttgtcaaaaaataaagtttgaggACCAACTTGCCAAAATACGTATAGTTTAGAAACTTGCGGTACAAATAAaccatataaatattatatttgtttcATTTGACTTTCACACACATCGAAATAGGGAGAGAGACTTTATAAGGCCTCgtaataataacaaataaattaccttcttctcttttttttttttggaagaatgttttttttttacgtagtgattagaatcactcatgaatttacgatgCAGATATTTGCAAACCGTGCAGGAACCTCTTCTAACAAGGATAGTTCATCGTCTAACTGAAGGACATGCTTGTCAAACCATGAACTGCTAAAGTAAGCGAGCAACATGAGACAAACTGCTCCcgaaaatttaaacaataaagctataacgtcCTTAAACAACACACCAAAATAGTTAGAGCTTCAACTTGTAACATCGAAAACTACACACCAACTCATTTACATATCAAAATGCTCCACAAACTATCtactaaacaaaaaaaataaagaaaagtgGATTAACCCCTAACGATGAtattaaaaactaataaaagaAAATCTCAATAGTAGAAAGATGATAACtctcaaataaattatatttaaaaacttATCAGTAAAGTCTTTATAACAATAGGCCTTccacaaaattaaactacaaaataacaataaaactaTATTGCCAcacaatttaatgaaaaaaatatgtaatgtgaataaagattataaaacaattcatataataatatcaaaatttgaaacaCTTATCTGTCAAATCTCAAAAGTCATTTGCAGAAATTATGAATACTAAATATGAAACTTCTCTTACTCATTGATCATACTACAGATCTACCTTAAACAATTAGGGACAAGCCATAAAGATGGCACAAAAGTCATAAAAGGCATCCAAACTATAAAAAATAGTGCAAAAATAAAGCTAATAAAGtactaacaaaaatataaaaaacaaaataaatatttgaagtAAACATAAATAATCTCAAAATTTATGTCTTTTAActatttaaattacaaaaatttaaaatataatttttaaaaactctacaatgcaccccctaaTACTTTTTTCTATAACTATTTActatttaagtttttctttACCCACAAAGTGTTATTTGGGCGTTATTGTGCTgtatctttcttttttcttccatttttcttcaattttcaataatCACCATTTTCCTCACCAAACTCATATTTCTTGCCATTTTTCATTGTTCTCTAGTAGTCCTTTTATACTACCCATCCCATCGATTCACTTGAATATTCCATGAACTTCTCCTCATTTATGGGGAAAACTTTATTTTTGTACTGACAGTTCAGAAAGTACAAGTTCTATCAATCCCTTGGAAGCTGCTTGTGATCTGATGACACTAACATAGCCTCTGGGTCCATTTCAATTGGATGAAAACAACCTGAGATGGAGCTATATACAACATATGGGGATGTCAGATATTGATTAAATGAACAATTCCATAGTTAATAGAAGCTCATAAATTACAAAAGtctaataaaaataagagaTACAAGATATGCTGCTGCAACTGTACAATAAATTACTCTATTAGCTACAcactacaatatatatacaaattcaACCTCAAAACTTTTTTACCCAACAACACACGTGCCAAAACTGGGTTATATTTAATCCACcaacataaataattagaaGTTGGCATTGCAGGTTTTATGGGTGACCAATATTAGTAACGAAAGGTACCAGCCTTCGGTATTCCCTTCTCCTCCCTAAAGCACAGGTATCAAGCACACGCCCGAGGATAAGACGAGTGTTCTGCAGAGCCACTTCTCTGGGCGGTATTCCAGATTCATTTGATCCGAGGGGTGCAGGTGTTGAAGCTGTCCCAAACCCTGATCCCATGCTATAATGCAGGGGACCACTGCGAGCCTTGAATGAGGCCTGAGGAGCAAGCATCTTTTCCTCAACTCCGCTGATTCCATTCTCGTATGATCCAGGCTGTTCGTGAGGGTGGGAACCTGTTAATGAACAACTCTGCAGAAGTGCTTCCAACACACTTAGTGCCTCCCAACACAAAGTGCTCTCCACCAACTGAGACACAATTGCATACATATGTGGACTTTGGGCAGCATCCATGGGAGTGTGCTGAAGTAATGCCTTCAGCATCAGCAGTATCACTCGTTGATACTCAACAGGCCCTTTTTCTAATAGTCTTAATAAGTGCCCAAAAGCCAATGCTGAGTGCTTTGGGAACCATTCATTACATAAGAGAGGTGAGACGCAAGAAAGTAGGTTATCAACAGTTTTGATCTCCCCTCGAGAGTATGACATAAATACAGCAGCTAATTCATCCAAAGATTTTGCCCGACACCAGACTGAAATGTTCGCTGCAACAGAGCAAGCTTTGTGGTACTGCTGTTGAAGAGGTGAAGTAGGCCCCAAGTCCTTGCTCAGTTGCAAACACAACCAGGGAAGCAAGCCTGAAATATGCATCAAGAGTCTTGTCTCAGTGTCCCCAAATATTGAGTCACATGAGTGCACTGTGATCCGTGAGAGCACCTCAATAGAAACACCATGACTAACGGTAGACATGAGTCCTTTAAGCACAAGAGGCTGTACTCCTTCAAATGTTGGCAAAGGTCCACCAGTAGTTGGAAGCTCATAATTATTCCTAGATTCTGTCCGCTGGAAGTCCCCAATTTCACTACCAGTATCCAACTCATCTCTAGGCATGCTTGAAAGAAGCACATTTTCAGTTGTTCTATCCCGGAATGATAAACGATCAATTACACGGGAGAAGAGCTCAAGCACATGGCAGTAAATGTGAACAAAATCTGTGTGCATCATGGCCACACAACCCCAAAAAAGCTGGGGGTAAAGTATCACTTTCTCTGGTTCCATATTCTCCACCATCACTTGCAATGTCATCAAGATTTCCATTATAAATCCCAACACAGGAGGTACTGGATTTCCTAAGCATCTATGAAGGCACCGGAGAAGCAATACAGATGTATCACTAGTTACACTAGGCCGCAATGCACGGTAGATCTGATGAGATCGACAAGCAAGGTGTCTGGAAGTACACTCCATGGCCCACTTCAAAGCCTCAGCTCCCCAAGTTTCACGGAGATCTCCTTGGAAGAATATAGCATCCACCATGCTCTGAACTAATGCAGACAAAAGTGCTGCACTTGGAAGCTCAGTTCTTACAACTGTAGGGTCCTCATTCTCCCACATCATACTTCCTCGCTTCGATTGCACATACTTGATCAAGCTAACAACCTGCTGTTTGTTCTCTCCATCACTATTTTCCACCTCATACAGCTCCAAATGCCGGCCTGCAAGAGAGTATAACAAATTAACGAGCAAATGCTGACAGTGCTCTAGCACAATGTCTTCCGAACTGTCCATTGAGACAAATGTCACATGAAAAAGAAGGGGCAAGTGCTCTCGAAAATCCTCATCATTTTCATATGCAATTTCTGCAAGTAGAATCAGTGCTATATCCGCATGAGTTAATGAGTGTTGCTGATGACCCTGCAATGCAGACTGAAGTTCTTTAGCATTAACTCCATGCATAGCAACACCAGAGTGCAGCCCCTCTTCGCCAGAGTTTGGAGTGTCAATAAGGTAGTCTCCACTGTCCCTTGAAACATGGCGGCTCCGCAAACTTCCTGTTGAGCTTCTTACACCCATTAATGGCCCTGACATGTTTACAAGTGATGGAAGTAGCTGCCCTGACCGTGCTGTATTTACAGGTACAATATTCAACTCCGGAGGCATTGGACTTAATGGGCCTGACACACTTCGTCCTGTTACACCTGCTGTTCTCCAGCTGAGGCTCCCACTGGCATTTCTCAGCGGACCATCAAGGGAACCCCGAACGAGTAATGGTGACATGTGTGGCTGACTGTCCACAGCAGAGGCAATTTGGGCTACTGGGGGTCCCTGTGAGAATTCTAAGACAAAGTTTCCATTGGCATCACCCTTATTTGCAGCTGGAACAACTGGCTCTATGCTATCCTCCAGCATCCTCTGAGCCAATTGATAAACAAGGTGATCTATTGTACGCTGAGGGCATATCCGTGCTAAATACAAACTTACTCTCTTTGCAACTGAAAAATATGTAGCAAATGCACCACTTATTTCAGCAGATGCATTTGAATCACAATCTTCAATCCCTTTTGTGATCAAGAAATCTAAAACAGGACTTATATTTCTGGGTTTGCTAGCAATTGTGCTCCAAAGTTTCTCAATTTCATCAGGGAACTGGTCTCCATGCCGCCATGTTACATAGTAAAGGCTTTTCAATAATCTTTCGCTCCAACCTGAGTCCTTAAGTTTCCAGAAATTCAGATTCTCGATCCATGGAGCCATGCATGTTAAGACCTGATGTTGGGCAATAATGTCAACTGCGTCAAGTTGTCTTTGCATGATCTCTTCACACAGGAGCTGGCTTAATTCAGGATGATCTTTGGCAAGTTTACATGAGAGCTTGTATTGGAATTGCTGGTAGGAATCAGGAAGGTTACCAACAACAGCAGCCCGATAGCTTCCTGAGCCCTCAATGCCATCCTCTGCCCACTCACGAACTGAAAGAGTCTCCAACATCTGAAGAGCATCATCACGAATTTGTCTTGATGGATCTACAACCTTGTAGAGAATCAGGCTTAAGAGTCTCTGGATTTCACATTTGGGTATCTCTTGTCGCATGTAGACCTCAGCAAGCACACTGAAATAACCATCCGCTATAGCAGCATCGGAGTAGTAACACTGTTCGAATATAAAAATCAATTAGTCACAAACAAGGAAAATAACCAAGCATTTTGTATTATTGTAATTGTCTCAAAAAGAACAGACCAGCACTTCCTACAAACTTATGTTAGCTATGAGACACTAGCAAAGGCCAGaactttttaatatattttatttgattttatacaACAGCCAGAGATTATAAGGCAACCAAACAAATGATTTAAACCGGAATATTTAGAGAAAGATACACAATTTTAAAGTTTCAAAACAATTCAACCCAAAGCATCACATAATGCACTTTCATTTTAAAATCCCAGGgcaattatttggaataaaataaaaacaaccaCAGCAATTCTGTTTGAAGCATCCCAAGAGAAGGCCTGATAAAGTTCTGACAAGGACGAAATTTACTGATTGATTGTATTCTCCTAAGattaacattaaataaaaatgaatctaattttattttgtctACTGCAAGACTGCTTTGCAGTTAAGACTGTTGCAATCAGGCGAAGGTAACTCTTTATTTGTCTCCGTTAAATATAACCATACGGTCACATGAAAACCCTGTCCATCACATCAGACCAGGAGTTGGCCGTGAGATGATTTTCCTCAATATTACACCAACACATGTTTAATCAATCAAAGAAGCTCTTATGCTAGCCCTCAATTATTCTCCAGAGCTTACCAGATTAAGCCCTAAAATTTACTAGCTGATCCTAGTTGTGGATTTTGTTAATTAATCATCCCACCGAAGAGGAGGCACTGCCTCACTGCATTCTCTCCTGGGTTTGACCGCAGACAGCACCCAAAGTTTCAGCCAAACaggagagaagaagaaaaatggttAAAGTTGAATGTTTACCTGATCAATACACGCAGGAAACAGGTCCAAATTTGTAAGTAGAAGATTTTTTAAAGCCAGTTTTGCTAGAGATACACGATGATGGCCACCCCTATGCCTATCACGACCAGAAGTTCCACGAGCACCTTCAGCTGTGTGCTTCGAATAAGATGGAGTTCTTGGATCTGGTGAGTAACCATATGGAGCCCTGGGTGCAGGCTCAATGAACAAACTGTTGATCCATGATATGACCCGGCCACTCATTTTCCTTGCATTATCATCAAAGCAAGGCCCATACAAGAGTGAAGCCATAGCATTCATAGAGGCCCACTGAATTGCCTCAACTTGTTCATTTAGTTCTTTATCGAATGATAATTTATCTACAGAATCTTTAGACCTGGCATGTTGGGAAGATTTGTAACGATCTACTTCTCGTCGATAATCACTAACACTATCCTGACTCCATGAACTGCTTGTATCATCTGACCAGGAGAGGAGAAGATCAAACAATCTCTTTCTAGTTCTAACATCAAATTTCTCTGTTTTTGCTTCAACAAATTCTGGGGCTAGTGATCTTAGGACAGATGCAAGTGCATAACGGAGAGGCTGCATTTCTTGAAAGCTCTCAGCAGATGCTGTTAGTATAAGCCTGGTTGTCTCATCAATGAATTTCAAATAATGTAGACGGAAAATTGGCTTACGGGCCAACATGCCAGGCCAGATATTCTCAGCAACAGCTCGATAGATATTTGCAATGTGAATACGGAGCTCCTCACGGCGTCCTTTCTGACTCTGCATCCACAAGTTAAAAGAATTGTAATATT includes:
- the LOC115701351 gene encoding pentatricopeptide repeat-containing protein At3g29290 isoform X4, with the translated sequence MGGQIMASGNGLTCFHQLYTPLSCMRGFQHFHHSLHPHSALNFSQKYPPCEVYMVSMWVPKSKIPRTSFITGCIRVNNSLLVRNRVSTIESEEEDSDELNPSEKLGFEVEQKLPPWGKLGTFKDLDSEPGDLKEPRSVSEGKVMLNVKRVHFLEETDEETLSKRILVLSRTNKIRSALELLRSMELSSLCPNLHACNSVLSCLLRNGLLDDGLRVFEFMKTKNMTTGHTYSLILKAVAGARGSDAALQMFSEIEGDCQAMNSFDTIVYNTMISVCGRVNNWFETLRLWRSMKENHHSETRVTYSLLVTIFVRCNQNELAFDAYCEMLQRKFEPGSDTMQAIIGACAKEGKWDFALNVFQNMLKRNVKPNPISCNALINSLGKAGEVKLAFGVYDIMKSLGHSPDAYTWNALLSALYRVNRHDDALQLFENIKQEKDSQLNSHLYDVALMSCSKLGLWERALQLLWQMETNGVSVSTASYNLVISACETARKADIAVQVYDHMVHQKCIPDTLTQLSIVRVCIWGSLWDEVEDILKQAAPNASLYNAAIQGMCLRGEINLAKKLYANMRSCNLQPDGKTRNLMLQNLRKKSSVRYKSRRAFPHRKKAKFSLMSL
- the LOC115701351 gene encoding pentatricopeptide repeat-containing protein At3g29290 isoform X2, translated to MGGQIMASGNGLTCFHQLYTPLSCMRGFQHFHHSLHPHSALNFSQKYPPCEVYMVSMWVPKSKIPRTSFITGCIRVNNSLLVRNRVSTIESEEEDSDELNPSEKLGFEVEQKLPPWGKLGTFKDLDSEPGDLKEPRSVSEGKVMLNVKRVHFLEETDEETLSKRILVLSRTNKIRSALELLRSMELSSLCPNLHACNSVLSCLLRNGLLDDGLRVFEFMKTKNMTTGHTYSLILKAVAGARGSDAALQMFSEIEGDCQAMNSFDTIVYNTMISVCGRVNNWFETLRLWRSMKENHHSETRVTYSLLVTIFVRCNQNELAFDAYCEMLQRKFEPGSDTMQAIIGACAKEGKWDFALNVFQNMLKRNVKPNPISCNALINSLGKAGEVKLAFGVYDIMKSLGHSPDAYTWNALLSALYRVNRHDDALQLFENIKQEKDSQLNSHLYDVALMSCSKLGLWERALQLLWQMETNGVSVSTASYNLVISACETARKADIAVQVYDHMVHQKCIPDTLTQLSIVRVCIWGSLWDEVEDILKAAPNASLYNAAIQGMCLRGEINLAKKLYANMRSCNLQPDGKTRNLMLQNLRKKSSVRYKSRRAFPHRKKAKFSLMSLTRPTALWHWTVFIEF
- the LOC115701351 gene encoding pentatricopeptide repeat-containing protein At3g29290 isoform X1, which encodes MGGQIMASGNGLTCFHQLYTPLSCMRGFQHFHHSLHPHSALNFSQKYPPCEVYMVSMWVPKSKIPRTSFITGCIRVNNSLLVRNRVSTIESEEEDSDELNPSEKLGFEVEQKLPPWGKLGTFKDLDSEPGDLKEPRSVSEGKVMLNVKRVHFLEETDEETLSKRILVLSRTNKIRSALELLRSMELSSLCPNLHACNSVLSCLLRNGLLDDGLRVFEFMKTKNMTTGHTYSLILKAVAGARGSDAALQMFSEIEGDCQAMNSFDTIVYNTMISVCGRVNNWFETLRLWRSMKENHHSETRVTYSLLVTIFVRCNQNELAFDAYCEMLQRKFEPGSDTMQAIIGACAKEGKWDFALNVFQNMLKRNVKPNPISCNALINSLGKAGEVKLAFGVYDIMKSLGHSPDAYTWNALLSALYRVNRHDDALQLFENIKQEKDSQLNSHLYDVALMSCSKLGLWERALQLLWQMETNGVSVSTASYNLVISACETARKADIAVQVYDHMVHQKCIPDTLTQLSIVRVCIWGSLWDEVEDILKQAAPNASLYNAAIQGMCLRGEINLAKKLYANMRSCNLQPDGKTRNLMLQNLRKKSSVRYKSRRAFPHRKKAKFSLMSLTRPTALWHWTVFIEF
- the LOC115701351 gene encoding pentatricopeptide repeat-containing protein At3g29290 isoform X3 translates to MGGQIMASGNGLTCFHQLYTPLSCMRGFQHFHHSLHPHSALNFSQKYPPCEVYMVSMWVPKSKIPRTSFITGCIRVNNSLLVRNRVSTIESEEEDSDELNPSEKLGFEVEQKLPPWGKLGTFKDLDSEPGDLKEPRSVSEGKVMLNVKRVHFLEETDEETLSKRILVLSRTNKIRSALELLRSMELSSLCPNLHACNSVLSCLLRNGLLDDGLRVFEFMKTKNMTTGHTYSLILKAVAGARGSDAALQMFSEIEGDCQAMNSFDTIVYNTMISVCGRVNNWFETLRLWRSMKENHHSETRVTYSLLVTIFVRCNQNELAFDAYCEMLQRKFEPGSDTMQAIIGACAKEGKWDFALNVFQNMLKRNVKPNPISCNALINSLGKAGEVKLAFGVYDIMKSLGHSPDAYTWNALLSALYRVNRHDDALQLFENIKQEKDSQLNSHLYDVALMSCSKLGLWERALQLLWQMETNGVSVSTASYNLVISACETARKADIAVQVYDHMVHQKCIPDTLTQLSIVRVCIWGSLWDEVEDILKQAAPNASLYNAAIQGMCLRGEINLAKKLYANMRSCNLQPDGKTRNLMLQNLRKKSSVRYKSRRAFPHRKKAKFSLMSLC